A single window of Sporosarcina sp. Marseille-Q4943 DNA harbors:
- a CDS encoding thioredoxin family protein: protein MKREGERTNMEKLQSIEQFEQLKNEERTMFMFSADWCPDCRVIEPFLPALEADYPEYEFIYVDRDDFIDVCQQLDVFGIPSFIAFHNGEEVGRFVSKDRKTKEEIEAFINGLDA, encoded by the coding sequence ATGAAAAGAGAAGGGGAGAGGACGAATATGGAAAAACTTCAATCGATTGAGCAGTTTGAGCAGTTGAAAAATGAGGAACGGACAATGTTCATGTTTTCGGCGGATTGGTGCCCGGATTGTAGGGTGATCGAGCCGTTCTTGCCTGCTCTAGAGGCGGATTATCCGGAGTATGAGTTTATTTATGTGGACCGTGATGATTTTATTGATGTTTGTCAGCAATTGGATGTGTTTGGAATACCGAGCTTCATCGCATTTCATAATGGTGAAGAGGTCGGGCGTTTTGTAAGCAAGGACCGCAAGACGAAGGAAGAGATCGAGGCGTTCATTAACGGTTTGGATGCATGA
- a CDS encoding AbrB/MazE/SpoVT family DNA-binding domain-containing protein, translating into MRSLGIVRKVDHLGRIVIPKELRSTLKLDKGAPMEIFVDDDMIILRKYVVDAACIVTGEITPDNTKLSNGMYISPKGAEILKKEIESNKTWK; encoded by the coding sequence TTGTCAGAAAAGTTGACCATCTTGGCCGGATTGTAATCCCGAAGGAATTAAGAAGTACGTTGAAACTCGACAAAGGCGCACCAATGGAGATATTCGTTGATGACGATATGATCATCCTGCGGAAGTATGTAGTGGATGCAGCGTGCATCGTAACCGGAGAAATCACTCCCGACAACACAAAACTTTCGAACGGCATGTATATCAGTCCTAAAGGTGCAGAAATCCTAAAAAAAGAAATTGAATCGAATAAGACTTGGAAATAA
- a CDS encoding glycerophosphodiester phosphodiesterase, with the protein MEIFAHRGASGNYPENTIAAFKEAARLPVFGVEFDVHMTADGELVVIHDELIDRTSDGTGYVKDMSIADLKNHDFGSWFSSEFQGATIPTLPEVLDVFDSTDHKLNIELKSDIFPYEGMVEKVLDLIEARRMESRVIISSFDHAAIQSVKQLNPHIETAALFMEVLVHPLDYLHKIPADALHILFPAAFRPSIAEVISSGMPVRTFTVNDETYAKTLKQAGVQAIFTDYPEKMHSFLLSFK; encoded by the coding sequence ATGGAAATTTTTGCGCATAGGGGCGCTTCGGGAAACTATCCGGAAAACACAATCGCTGCATTCAAGGAAGCAGCACGTCTTCCGGTTTTCGGCGTTGAATTTGATGTACATATGACAGCAGATGGCGAACTTGTCGTCATCCATGATGAATTGATCGACCGCACGTCAGACGGCACAGGTTATGTGAAAGATATGTCTATAGCTGATTTGAAGAATCATGATTTCGGAAGCTGGTTCTCATCCGAATTCCAAGGGGCGACAATACCGACACTGCCAGAAGTCCTCGATGTATTTGATTCAACTGACCATAAACTGAACATCGAATTGAAATCGGATATTTTCCCTTACGAAGGAATGGTCGAAAAAGTGCTAGATTTAATTGAGGCAAGGCGCATGGAATCTCGCGTTATTATTTCGTCATTCGATCACGCCGCCATCCAATCTGTTAAGCAGCTCAACCCTCACATCGAAACGGCAGCACTTTTCATGGAAGTACTCGTCCACCCGTTGGACTATCTACACAAAATCCCGGCAGATGCCCTTCACATCCTCTTCCCTGCAGCCTTCCGCCCATCCATCGCCGAAGTGATCAGCAGCGGCATGCCGGTCCGAACATTCACCGTCAACGACGAAACATACGCAAAAACACTAAAACAAGCCGGAGTCCAAGCCATCTTCACCGACTACCCGGAAAAAATGCATTCCTTTTTATTATCTTTTAAATAA